Proteins from one Escherichia coli genomic window:
- the basR gene encoding two-component system response regulator BasR codes for MKILIVEDDTLLLQGLILAAQTEGYACDGVTTARMAEQSLETGHYSLVVLDLGLPDEDGLHFLARIRQKKYTLPVLILTARDTLTDKIAGLDVGADDYLVKPFALEELHARIRALLRRHNNQGESELIVGNLTLNMGRRQVWMDGEELILTPKEYALLSRLMLKAGSPVHREILYNDIYNWDNEPSTNTLEVHIHNLRDKVGKARIRTVRGFGYMLVANEEN; via the coding sequence ATGAAAATTCTGATTGTTGAAGACGATACGCTGTTATTGCAGGGATTGATTCTGGCGGCGCAAACCGAAGGCTACGCGTGCGATGGCGTGACAACCGCGCGGATGGCGGAACAAAGCCTTGAGACCGGTCATTACAGCCTGGTGGTACTGGATTTAGGCTTACCCGACGAAGATGGGCTGCATTTTCTCGCCCGAATCCGGCAGAAAAAATACACCCTGCCGGTGTTAATTCTCACCGCCCGCGATACCCTTACCGACAAAATCGCCGGGCTGGATGTCGGTGCCGATGACTACCTGGTAAAGCCTTTTGCGCTGGAAGAGTTACATGCCCGTATCCGCGCCCTGCTACGACGCCATAATAATCAGGGCGAAAGTGAGTTGATTGTTGGCAATCTGACGCTGAATATGGGTCGCCGTCAGGTATGGATGGACGGTGAAGAGTTGATCCTGACGCCCAAAGAATATGCTCTGCTATCACGGTTAATGCTTAAAGCAGGTAGTCCGGTGCATCGGGAAATTCTCTACAACGACATCTATAACTGGGACAACGAACCCTCGACCAACACTCTTGAAGTGCATATCCACAATCTGCGCGACAAAGTGGGCAAAGCCCGTATCCGCACCGTGCGCGGCTTTGGCTATATGCTGGTCGCGAATGAGGAAAACTAA
- the pmrB gene encoding two-component system sensor histidine kinase PmrB produces MNLMRFLRRPISLRQRLILTIGAILLVFELISVFWLWHESTEQIQLFEQALRDNRNNDRHIMREIREAVASLIVPGVFMVSLTLFICYQAVRRITRPLAELQKELVARTADNLTPIAIHSATLEIEAVVSALNDLVSRLTNTLDNERLFTADVAHELRTPLAGVRLHLELLAKTHHIDVAPLVARLDQMMDSVSQLLQLARAGQSFSSGNYQHVKLLEDVILPSYDELSTMLDQRQQTLLLPESAADITVQGDATLLRMLLRNLVENAHRYSPQGSNIMIKLQEDGGAVMAVEDEGPGIDESKCGELSKAFVRMDSRYGGIGLGLSIVSRITQLHHGQFFLQNRQETSGTRAWIRLKKDQYVANQI; encoded by the coding sequence TTGAATCTGATGCGTTTTCTGCGCCGACCAATATCGCTGCGCCAACGGCTGATATTGACCATCGGGGCCATTTTGTTGGTGTTTGAGCTGATCAGCGTCTTCTGGCTATGGCATGAAAGTACCGAGCAGATTCAGCTGTTTGAGCAGGCGCTACGCGACAATCGTAACAACGATCGCCACATCATGCGTGAGATCCGCGAGGCGGTCGCCAGCCTGATTGTCCCTGGCGTCTTTATGGTCAGCCTGACGCTATTTATCTGCTATCAGGCGGTACGCCGCATCACCCGCCCGCTGGCGGAGCTGCAAAAAGAGCTGGTAGCACGCACCGCCGACAACTTAACACCCATTGCCATTCACAGCGCCACCCTCGAAATCGAAGCGGTGGTTTCAGCGTTAAACGATCTGGTCAGTCGCCTGACCAACACGCTGGATAACGAAAGGTTGTTTACCGCTGACGTCGCGCACGAACTGCGAACGCCACTGGCAGGGGTGCGTTTGCATCTGGAACTGCTGGCGAAAACGCATCACATTGATGTAGCACCGTTAGTGGCAAGGCTTGATCAGATGATGGATAGCGTCTCCCAGTTGTTACAACTGGCACGTGCCGGACAGTCATTTTCTTCCGGTAATTATCAACATGTAAAACTGCTGGAAGATGTCATTCTCCCCTCGTATGACGAACTCAGTACCATGCTCGACCAGCGCCAGCAAACCCTGCTATTGCCAGAGAGCGCCGCCGACATCACCGTTCAGGGTGATGCAACCCTGCTGCGGATGTTATTGCGAAACCTGGTAGAAAATGCCCATCGTTACAGCCCGCAAGGCAGCAACATTATGATTAAGCTGCAAGAAGATGGCGGAGCGGTCATGGCCGTTGAAGATGAAGGACCGGGTATTGATGAGAGTAAATGCGGGGAGTTGAGTAAAGCGTTTGTACGTATGGACAGCCGTTATGGCGGGATTGGTCTGGGGTTAAGTATTGTCAGCCGCATTACACAGTTGCATCACGGGCAGTTTTTCCTGCAAAACCGGCAAGAGACTTCTGGCACACGGGCCTGGATACGGCTGAAAAAAGATCAGTACGTGGCAAACCAGATATAA
- the pmrR gene encoding LpxT activity modulator PmrR → MKNRVYESLTTVFSVLVVSSFLYIWFATY, encoded by the coding sequence ATGAAAAACCGTGTTTATGAAAGTTTAACTACCGTGTTCAGCGTGCTGGTGGTCAGCAGCTTTCTTTATATCTGGTTTGCCACGTACTGA
- the proP gene encoding glycine betaine/L-proline transporter ProP: MLKRKKVKPITLRDVTIIDDGKLRKAITAASLGNAMEWFDFGVYGFVAYALGKVFFPGADPSVQMVAALATFSVPFLIRPLGGLFFGMLGDKYGRQKILAITIVIMSISTFCIGLIPSYDTIGIWAPILLLICKMAQGFSVGGEYTGASIFVAEYSPDRKRGFMGSWLDFGSIAGFVLGAGVVVLISTIVGEANFLDWGWRIPFFIALPLGIIGLYLRHALEETPAFQQHVDKLEQGDREGLQDGPKVSFKEIATKYWRSLLTCIGLVIATNVTYYMLLTYMPSYLSHNLHYSEDHGVLIIIAIMIGMLFVQPVMGLLSDRFGRRPFVLLGSVALFVLAIPAFILINSNVIGLIFAGLLMLAVILNCFTGVMASTLPAMFPTHIRYSALAAAFNISVLVAGLTPTLAAWLVESSQNLMMPAYYLMVVAVVGLITGVTMKETANRPLKGATPAASDIQEAKEILVEHYDNIEQKIDDIDHEIADLQAKRTRLVQQHPRIDE, encoded by the coding sequence ATGCTGAAAAGGAAAAAAGTAAAACCGATTACCCTTCGTGATGTCACTATTATTGATGACGGTAAACTGCGTAAAGCCATTACCGCAGCATCACTGGGTAATGCAATGGAATGGTTCGATTTTGGTGTTTATGGTTTTGTTGCTTACGCATTAGGTAAAGTTTTTTTCCCGGGGGCTGACCCCAGCGTGCAGATGGTTGCTGCACTTGCCACTTTCTCCGTTCCCTTTCTGATTCGACCGCTTGGCGGACTATTCTTTGGTATGTTGGGCGATAAATATGGTCGCCAGAAGATCCTCGCTATCACTATTGTGATTATGTCGATCAGTACGTTCTGTATTGGCTTAATACCGTCCTACGACACGATTGGTATTTGGGCACCGATTCTGCTGTTGATCTGTAAGATGGCACAAGGTTTCTCGGTCGGCGGTGAATATACCGGGGCGTCGATATTTGTTGCGGAATACTCCCCTGACCGTAAACGTGGCTTTATGGGCAGCTGGCTGGACTTCGGTTCTATTGCCGGGTTTGTGCTGGGTGCGGGCGTGGTGGTGTTAATTTCGACCATTGTCGGCGAAGCGAACTTCCTCGACTGGGGCTGGCGTATTCCGTTCTTTATTGCTCTGCCGTTAGGGATTATCGGGCTTTACCTGCGCCATGCGCTGGAAGAAACTCCGGCGTTCCAGCAGCATGTTGATAAACTGGAACAGGGCGACCGCGAAGGTTTGCAAGATGGCCCGAAAGTCTCGTTTAAAGAGATTGCCACTAAATACTGGCGCAGCCTGTTGACATGTATTGGTCTGGTAATTGCCACCAACGTGACTTACTACATGTTGCTGACCTATATGCCGAGTTATTTGTCGCATAACCTGCATTACTCCGAAGACCACGGGGTGCTGATTATTATCGCCATTATGATCGGTATGCTGTTTGTCCAGCCGGTGATGGGCTTGCTGAGTGACCGTTTTGGCCGTCGTCCGTTTGTGCTACTTGGTAGTGTTGCACTGTTTGTGTTGGCGATCCCGGCGTTTATTCTGATTAACAGTAACGTCATTGGCCTGATTTTTGCCGGGTTACTAATGCTGGCGGTGATCCTTAACTGCTTTACGGGCGTTATGGCTTCTACCTTGCCAGCGATGTTCCCGACGCATATCCGTTACAGCGCGCTGGCGGCGGCATTTAATATTTCGGTGCTGGTTGCCGGTCTGACGCCAACGTTGGCGGCCTGGCTGGTCGAAAGCTCGCAGAATCTGATGATGCCTGCCTATTACCTGATGGTAGTGGCGGTGGTTGGTTTAATCACCGGCGTAACCATGAAAGAGACGGCGAATCGTCCGTTGAAAGGTGCGACACCGGCGGCGTCAGATATACAGGAAGCGAAGGAAATTCTCGTCGAGCATTACGATAATATCGAGCAGAAAATCGATGATATTGACCACGAGATTGCCGATTTGCAGGCGAAACGTACCCGCCTGGTGCAGCAGCATCCGCGAATTGATGAATAA
- the rdcB gene encoding diguanylate cyclase regulator RdcB family protein, whose amino-acid sequence MTKTLLDGPGRVLESIHSRFLVDLAQGDDARHPQAHQQQFRERLMQELLARVQLQAWTNGGMLNAPLSLRLTLVEKLASMLDPGHLALTQIAQHLALLQKMDHRQHSAFPELPQQIAALYELFSARCRWKEKALTQRGLLVQAGDQSEQIFTRWRAGAYNAWSLPGRCFIVLEELRWGAFGDACRLGSPQAVALLLGDLREKATQHLAESINAAPTTRHYYHQWFASSTVPTGGEHADFLSWLGKWTTADKQPVCWSVTQRWQTVALGMPRLCSAQRLVGAMVEEIFSVNLA is encoded by the coding sequence TTGACCAAGACGTTACTGGACGGCCCCGGTCGCGTGCTGGAGTCGATTCATTCCCGCTTTTTAGTGGATCTGGCGCAGGGCGATGATGCCCGCCATCCACAAGCCCATCAGCAGCAGTTTCGTGAACGACTGATGCAGGAACTTCTTGCGCGCGTGCAGCTTCAGGCATGGACGAACGGCGGCATGTTAAATGCGCCGCTTAGCCTGCGTCTGACATTGGTGGAAAAACTGGCGTCGATGCTGGATCCCGGTCATCTGGCGCTGACGCAGATCGCGCAGCATCTGGCGCTGCTGCAAAAAATGGATCACCGCCAGCACTCTGCTTTCCCGGAGCTTCCGCAGCAAATTGCCGCCTTGTATGAGTTGTTTTCAGCCCGTTGTCGCTGGAAGGAAAAGGCGTTAACGCAACGAGGATTACTGGTACAGGCCGGTGATCAGAGTGAGCAAATTTTTACCCGCTGGCGTGCTGGGGCGTATAACGCCTGGTCGTTGCCTGGGCGCTGTTTTATCGTTCTGGAGGAGTTGCGCTGGGGGGCATTTGGCGATGCCTGCCGTCTGGGAAGCCCGCAAGCGGTGGCGTTGTTGCTGGGTGATTTGCGCGAGAAAGCGACACAACATCTGGCAGAGAGTATCAATGCGGCACCGACCACGCGTCACTATTACCATCAGTGGTTTGCCTCTTCGACCGTTCCGACGGGAGGGGAACATGCTGATTTTTTAAGTTGGCTGGGAAAGTGGACCACGGCAGATAAACAACCCGTTTGCTGGTCAGTGACCCAACGCTGGCAAACTGTCGCGCTGGGGATGCCACGACTCTGTTCAGCGCAGCGTTTGGTGGGGGCAATGGTCGAGGAAATCTTCTCTGTAAATTTGGCGTAA
- the crfC gene encoding clamp-binding protein CrfC, producing MYTQTLYELSQEAERLLQLSRQQLQLLEKMPLSVPGDDAPQLALPWSQPNIAERHAMLNNELRKISRLEMVLAIVGTMKAGKSTTINAIVGTEVLPNRNRPMTALPTLIRHTPGQKEPVLHFSHVAPIDCLIQQLQQRLRDCDIKHLTDVLEIDKDMRALMQRIENGVAFEKYYLGAQPIFHCLKSLNDLVRLAKALDVDFPFSAYAAIEHIPVIEVEFVHLAGLESYPGQLTLLDTPGPNEAGQPHLQKMLNQQLARASAVLAVLDYTQLKSISDEEVREAILAVGQSVPLYVLVNKFDQQDRNSDDADQVRALISGTLMKGCITPQQIFPVSSMWGYLANRARNELANNGKLPAPEQQRWVEDFAHAALGRRWRHADLADLEHIRHAADQLWEDSLFAQPIQALLHAAYANASLYALRSAAHKLLNYAQQAREYLDFRAHGLNVACEQLRQNIHQIEESLQLFQLNQAQVSGEIKHEIELALTSANLFLRQQQDAVNAQLAALFQDDSGSLSEIRTCCETLLQTAQNTISRDFTLRFAELESTLCRVLTDVIRPIEQQVKMELSESGFRPGFHFPVFHGAVPHFNTRQLFSEVISRQDAMDEQSTRLGVVRETFSRWLNQPDWGRGNEKSPIETVDYSALQRALSAEVDLYCQQMAKVLAEQVDESVTAGMNTFFAEFASCLTELQTRLRESLALRQQNESVVRLMQQQLQQTVMTHGWIYTDAQLLRDDIQTLFTAERY from the coding sequence ATGTACACACAGACCCTGTATGAGTTAAGTCAGGAGGCTGAACGCCTGTTACAGCTTTCTCGCCAACAGTTGCAGTTACTGGAAAAAATGCCTCTCTCTGTACCCGGAGACGATGCGCCACAACTGGCTTTACCCTGGAGTCAGCCTAATATCGCCGAACGTCACGCGATGCTGAATAATGAGTTGCGTAAAATTTCCCGACTGGAAATGGTGCTGGCGATTGTCGGTACTATGAAAGCAGGGAAATCAACCACCATTAATGCCATTGTTGGTACGGAGGTTCTGCCTAATCGCAATCGCCCAATGACTGCGCTGCCGACGCTTATTCGCCATACGCCCGGGCAAAAAGAACCGGTACTGCATTTTTCACATGTCGCGCCAATCGACTGTTTAATTCAACAATTACAACAGCGCCTGCGTGACTGCGATATTAAGCATCTGACCGATGTGCTGGAAATAGATAAAGATATGCGTGCGCTTATGCAGCGGATCGAAAATGGCGTCGCTTTCGAAAAATATTATCTGGGTGCCCAGCCTATTTTTCATTGTCTGAAAAGTTTGAATGATTTGGTGCGACTGGCGAAGGCGCTGGACGTCGATTTTCCTTTTTCTGCTTACGCCGCCATTGAGCATATTCCCGTGATTGAAGTGGAGTTTGTCCATCTGGCGGGGCTGGAGAGTTATCCCGGTCAGTTGACGTTACTGGATACCCCTGGGCCAAATGAAGCCGGGCAACCGCATCTGCAAAAAATGCTTAACCAGCAGCTGGCTCGCGCCTCGGCGGTACTGGCGGTGCTGGATTATACGCAACTGAAATCGATCTCCGATGAAGAGGTCCGTGAGGCGATTTTGGCGGTGGGGCAATCGGTGCCGCTGTATGTGCTGGTCAATAAGTTCGATCAACAGGATCGTAACAGTGACGACGCCGACCAGGTGCGGGCACTGATTTCCGGGACGCTGATGAAAGGCTGTATTACGCCACAGCAGATATTTCCAGTGTCGTCGATGTGGGGCTACCTGGCGAATCGGGCGCGTAATGAGTTAGCCAACAACGGTAAGTTACCCGCGCCAGAGCAACAACGCTGGGTGGAGGATTTTGCCCATGCCGCGCTCGGCAGGCGCTGGCGTCATGCCGACCTGGCGGACCTCGAACATATTCGTCATGCTGCCGATCAGTTGTGGGAAGATTCGCTGTTCGCCCAGCCAATTCAGGCGTTGCTTCATGCCGCTTACGCTAACGCCTCGTTGTATGCTCTGCGATCTGCCGCGCATAAACTGTTGAATTACGCGCAGCAGGCGCGGGAATACCTGGATTTTCGTGCGCACGGGTTAAACGTCGCTTGTGAACAATTGCGGCAAAATATCCACCAGATCGAAGAAAGTTTGCAGCTATTTCAACTCAATCAGGCTCAGGTGAGCGGCGAGATTAAACATGAAATCGAGCTGGCCCTGACCTCCGCCAACCTCTTTCTGCGTCAACAGCAAGATGCGGTGAATGCCCAGTTAGCCGCGTTGTTTCAGGATGATTCGGGGTCATTAAGCGAGATTCGTACCTGCTGTGAGACACTGTTACAGACGGCGCAGAACACCATCAGTCGCGACTTTACGCTGCGTTTTGCCGAGCTTGAATCCACTCTTTGCCGGGTGTTAACCGATGTTATTCGGCCCATTGAGCAACAAGTCAAAATGGAATTGAGCGAGTCAGGGTTTCGTCCTGGGTTTCATTTTCCTGTTTTTCACGGCGCAGTTCCCCACTTCAACACTCGCCAGCTGTTCAGTGAAGTCATTTCGCGCCAGGACGCAATGGACGAGCAGAGCACGCGTTTAGGCGTTGTGCGTGAGACTTTTTCGCGCTGGTTGAATCAGCCCGACTGGGGACGGGGAAATGAGAAATCCCCGATAGAGACGGTTGATTACAGTGCGTTGCAACGAGCATTAAGCGCAGAAGTCGATCTTTATTGCCAACAAATGGCTAAAGTTCTGGCAGAGCAGGTCGATGAATCTGTTACGGCAGGCATGAATACTTTTTTCGCTGAGTTCGCTTCATGTTTGACGGAATTACAGACGCGTTTACGCGAAAGTCTGGCTCTGCGTCAACAAAATGAATCGGTGGTCAGGCTGATGCAGCAGCAATTGCAGCAGACTGTGATGACTCATGGCTGGATTTACACCGACGCTCAGCTGTTACGCGATGATATTCAAACACTTTTCACGGCAGAACGATATTGA
- the yjdM gene encoding zinc ribbon domain-containing protein YjdM has protein sequence MSLPHCPKCNSEYTYEDNGMYICPECAYEWNDAEPAQESDELIVKDANGNLLADGDSVTIIKDLKVKGSSSMLKIGTKVKNIRLVEGDHNIDCKIDGFGPMKLKSEFVKKN, from the coding sequence ATGTCATTACCACACTGCCCAAAATGCAACTCCGAATACACCTACGAAGATAACGGCATGTACATCTGCCCGGAATGTGCCTACGAATGGAACGACGCAGAACCTGCACAGGAAAGCGATGAACTGATCGTTAAAGATGCAAACGGCAATCTTCTGGCTGATGGCGACAGCGTTACCATCATTAAAGATCTGAAGGTGAAAGGTAGCTCTTCGATGCTGAAGATCGGTACCAAAGTGAAAAACATTCGCCTGGTTGAAGGCGACCACAACATCGATTGCAAAATCGACGGTTTTGGTCCGATGAAACTGAAATCTGAGTTTGTGAAAAAGAACTGA
- the yjdN gene encoding VOC family metalloprotein YjdN, with protein sequence MPLSPYLSFAGNCSDAIAYYQRTLGAELLYKISFGEMPKSAQDSAENCPSGMQFPDTAIAHANVRIAGSDIMMSDAIPSGKASYSGFTLVLDSQQVEEGKRWFDNLAANGKIEMAWQETFWAHGFGKVTDKFGVPWMINVVKQQPTH encoded by the coding sequence ATGCCGTTAAGTCCCTACCTCTCTTTTGCTGGTAACTGTTCCGATGCGATTGCCTATTATCAACGCACGTTGGGCGCGGAACTGCTTTATAAAATCAGCTTCGGCGAAATGCCGAAATCAGCGCAGGACAGCGCCGAGAACTGCCCTTCCGGTATGCAATTTCCCGATACCGCTATCGCCCATGCTAACGTGCGTATTGCCGGAAGCGATATCATGATGAGCGATGCCATACCGTCAGGAAAAGCCAGCTACTCCGGTTTTACACTGGTACTCGATTCGCAACAGGTCGAAGAAGGAAAACGCTGGTTTGATAACCTTGCTGCTAACGGAAAAATCGAAATGGCCTGGCAGGAAACTTTCTGGGCGCATGGCTTCGGCAAAGTCACCGATAAATTTGGCGTACCGTGGATGATTAATGTCGTCAAACAACAACCAACGCACTAA
- the phnC gene encoding phosphonate ABC transporter ATP-binding protein yields the protein MQTIIRVEKLAKTFNQHQALHAVDLNIHHGEMVALLGPSGSGKSTLLRHLSGLITGDKSAGSHIELLGRTVQREGRLARDIRKSRTNTGYIFQQFNLVNRLSVLENVLIGALGSTPFWRTCFSYFTREQKQRALQALTRVGMVHFAHQRVSTLSGGQQQRVAIARALMQQAKVILADEPIASLDPESARIVMDTLRDINQNDGITVVVTLHQVDYALRYCERTVALRQGHVFYDGSSQQFDNERFDHLYRSINRVEENAKAA from the coding sequence ATGCAAACGATTATCCGTGTCGAGAAGCTCGCCAAAACCTTCAATCAGCATCAGGCGCTGCACGCGGTTGATTTGAACATTCATCACGGTGAAATGGTGGCTCTGCTTGGGCCGTCGGGTTCCGGCAAATCCACCCTTTTACGTCATTTAAGCGGTTTGATTACCGGCGATAAATCTGCCGGTAGCCATATCGAGCTGCTGGGCCGCACAGTCCAGCGCGAAGGCCGCCTGGCCCGCGATATCCGCAAAAGCCGCACCAACACCGGCTACATCTTCCAACAATTCAACCTGGTGAATCGCCTGAGCGTACTGGAGAACGTGCTGATTGGCGCGCTCGGCAGCACGCCATTCTGGCGCACCTGTTTTAGCTACTTCACCCGCGAGCAGAAACAGCGCGCGTTACAGGCGCTGACCCGCGTTGGCATGGTGCACTTTGCCCATCAGCGCGTTTCCACCCTCTCCGGCGGACAGCAGCAGCGTGTGGCGATTGCCCGCGCGCTGATGCAGCAGGCGAAGGTGATTCTGGCCGATGAACCCATCGCCTCGCTGGACCCGGAATCGGCGCGCATCGTGATGGACACCCTGCGCGACATTAACCAGAACGACGGCATTACCGTGGTCGTCACGCTGCATCAGGTGGATTACGCCCTGCGCTACTGCGAACGCACCGTCGCCCTGCGCCAGGGGCACGTCTTCTACGACGGCAGCAGCCAACAGTTTGATAACGAACGTTTTGACCATCTCTACCGCAGCATTAACCGCGTCGAAGAGAACGCGAAAGCTGCCTGA
- the phnD gene encoding phosphonate ABC transporter substrate-binding protein, with the protein MNAKIIASLAFTSMFSLSTLFSPAHAEEQEKALNFGIISTESQQNLKPQWTPFLQDMEKKLGVKVNAFFAPDYAGIIQGMRFNKVDIAWYGNLSAMEAVDRANGQVFAQTVAADGSPGYWSVLIVNKDSPINNLNDLLAKRKDLTFGNGDPNSTSGFLVPGYYVFAKNNISASDFKRTVNAGHETNALAVANKQVDVATNNTENLDKLKTSAPEKLKELKVIWKSPLIPGDPIVWRKNLSETTKDKIYDFFMNYGKTPEEKAVLERLGWAPFRASSDLQLVPIRQLALFKEMQGVKGNKGLNEQDKLAKTSAIQAQLDDLDRLNNALSAMSSVSKAVQ; encoded by the coding sequence ATGAACGCTAAGATAATTGCCTCGCTGGCCTTCACCAGCATGTTCAGCCTCAGCACCCTGTTCAGCCCGGCGCACGCCGAAGAGCAGGAAAAGGCGCTGAATTTCGGCATTATTTCAACGGAATCACAGCAAAACCTGAAACCGCAATGGACGCCATTCTTACAGGATATGGAGAAGAAGCTGGGCGTGAAAGTGAACGCCTTCTTTGCCCCGGACTACGCGGGCATTATCCAGGGAATGCGCTTCAACAAAGTGGATATCGCCTGGTACGGCAATCTGTCGGCGATGGAAGCGGTGGATCGCGCCAACGGTCAGGTCTTCGCCCAGACGGTCGCGGCGGATGGATCGCCGGGTTACTGGAGCGTGTTGATCGTCAACAAAGACAGTCCGATCAACAACCTGAACGATCTGCTGGCGAAGCGTAAAGATCTCACCTTTGGCAATGGCGATCCTAACTCCACCTCTGGCTTCCTCGTCCCCGGCTACTACGTCTTCGCCAAAAACAATATCTCCGCCAGCGACTTCAAGCGCACCGTCAACGCCGGGCATGAAACCAACGCGCTGGCCGTCGCCAACAAGCAGGTGGATGTGGCGACCAACAACACCGAGAACCTCGACAAGCTGAAAACCTCCGCACCGGAGAAGCTCAAAGAACTGAAGGTGATCTGGAAATCGCCGCTGATCCCAGGCGATCCGATCGTCTGGCGCAAAAATCTTTCCGAAACCACCAAAGACAAGATCTACGACTTCTTTATGAACTACGGCAAAACGCCGGAAGAGAAAGCGGTGCTGGAGCGCCTGGGCTGGGCCCCGTTCCGCGCCTCCAGCGACCTGCAACTGGTGCCGATTCGCCAGCTCGCGCTGTTTAAAGAGATGCAGGGCGTGAAAGGCAATAAAGGGCTGAATGAGCAGGACAAGCTGGCAAAAACCAGCGCCATTCAGGCGCAACTGGATGACCTGGACCGCCTGAACAACGCGTTAAGCGCGATGAGTTCGGTGAGTAAAGCGGTGCAGTAA
- the phnE gene encoding phosphonate ABC transporter, permease protein PhnE produces MQTITIAPPKRSWFSLLSWAIVLAVLVVSWQGAEMAPLTLIKDGGNMATFAADFFPPDFSQWQDYLTEMAVTLQIAVWGTALAVVLSIPFGLMSAENLVPWWVYQPVRRLMDACRAINEMVFAMLFVVAVGLGPFAGVLALFIHTTGVLSKLLSEAVEAIEPGPVEGIRATGANKLEEILYGVLPQVMPLLISYSLYRFESNVRSATVVGMVGAGGIGVTLWEAIRGFQFQQTCALMVLIIVTVSLLDFLSQRLRKHFI; encoded by the coding sequence ATGCAAACCATCACCATCGCCCCACCCAAGCGCAGCTGGTTCTCGCTTCTGAGCTGGGCCATTGTTCTCGCTGTACTGGTCGTCTCGTGGCAGGGCGCGGAAATGGCCCCGCTCACGCTGATTAAAGACGGCGGCAACATGGCGACGTTCGCCGCCGACTTCTTCCCGCCCGATTTCAGCCAGTGGCAGGATTACCTCACCGAAATGGCCGTCACGCTGCAAATCGCCGTCTGGGGCACCGCGCTGGCAGTCGTTCTCTCCATCCCCTTCGGCCTGATGAGCGCCGAAAACCTGGTGCCGTGGTGGGTTTACCAGCCCGTTCGCCGCCTGATGGACGCCTGCCGCGCCATTAACGAGATGGTCTTCGCCATGCTGTTCGTGGTCGCCGTCGGTCTCGGTCCGTTCGCTGGCGTACTGGCGCTGTTTATCCACACCACCGGCGTGCTCTCCAAACTGCTTTCCGAAGCGGTAGAAGCAATTGAACCCGGCCCGGTGGAAGGCATTCGCGCCACCGGTGCCAACAAGCTCGAAGAGATCCTCTATGGCGTGCTGCCGCAGGTGATGCCGCTGCTAATCTCCTACTCCCTCTATCGCTTCGAATCCAACGTCCGTTCGGCGACTGTCGTCGGCATGGTCGGCGCGGGCGGGATCGGCGTCACGCTGTGGGAAGCGATTCGCGGTTTCCAGTTCCAGCAAACCTGCGCCCTGATGGTGCTGATTATCGTCACGGTCAGCCTGCTGGATTTCCTCTCTCAACGGTTGCGTAAGCACTTTATCTGA